The following proteins are encoded in a genomic region of Populus trichocarpa isolate Nisqually-1 chromosome 13, P.trichocarpa_v4.1, whole genome shotgun sequence:
- the LOC112323877 gene encoding glycine-rich protein 23, which yields MGPGGPGGGGGPGGGGGWGPGGGGGPGGGWGPGGGGGPGGGWGPGPGGPGGWGPGQGWGPGLGGPGFFGGGGPGFFGGFCDIIGSCLSCLCCCWLIRDCFGGGPFGPPGPPGQFGR from the exons ATGGGACCAGGAGGACCCGGAGGTGGAGGAGGACCAGGAGGTGGAGGAGGATGGGGTCCGGGAGGTGGAGGAGGACCCGGAGGTGGATGGGGTCCGGGAGGTGGAGGAGGACCCGGAGGAGGATGGGGTCCGGGACCAGGAGGACCAGGAGGATGGGGTCCGGGACAAGGATGGGGTCCGGGACTTGGAGGACCTGGTTTTTTCGGTGGCGGAGGACCTGGTTTTTTCGGTGGCTTCTGTGACATCATAGGTTCTTG CTTGAGCTGCCTGTGCTGTTGCTGGCTAATACGAGACTGCTTTGGGGGTGGTCCATTTGGCCCGCCTGGACCGCCTGGACAATTTGGACGATGA
- the LOC18104046 gene encoding putative wall-associated receptor kinase-like 16: MKDRKPEDEAVFERNKRRLMEKTTHLLGGRRSGPICFLFSKEELKEATNNYDSKQVFLDDGNFRLYKGFLQGQQVIVKKFTVKNGLESSVLDIIISKQMNGHNALKLVGVCLDTEIPVLVFESFKSSGTLGDRMGNRTPGFEPLPWKHRVNIAFHLACSIAYFRLQLPRLVVHGGLKPSSILLDEHNVPKNIDVYSIGLLILALLTGKEVCDSPPIEKSSKAYYLVDHVKECVMSERLKEIMLDPIVVVGRPLTTEKAKELRDFTLLALECTRDQLLERPRISDVLNRLGDIELAALNNKHC; encoded by the exons ATGAAGGATCGTAAACCAGAAGATGAGGCTGTGTTCGagagaaacaaaagaagatTGATGGAGAAGACAACCCATTTGCTTGGCGGCAGAAGGAGTGGTCCAATCTGCTTCTTATTCTCCAAGGAAGAACTCAAAGAGGCAACAAATAACTACGACTCAAAGCAAGTTTTTCTGGATGATGGAAACTTTAGATTGTACAAGGGTTTTCTGCAAGGCCAGCAAGTAATTGTCAAAAAGTTCACAGTAAAAAATGGGCTTGAATCTTCTGTTCTTGATATTATAATTTCCAAACAAATGAATGGCCACAATGCACTCAAGTTGGTAGGAGTTTGCCTGGACACTGAAATTCCTGTACTTGTTTTTGAATCCTTCAAGTCCAGTGGAACTCTTGGTGATCGCATGGGCAATAGAACACCAGGTTTTGAACCTCTTCCCTGGAAACATAGGGTGAATATTGCATTTCATTTAGCTTGCTCGATTGCGTACTTCCGCCTTCAACTCCCTCGACTCGTTGTTCATGGCGGTCTTAAACCCTCAAGTATCTTGCTAGACGAACACAATGTTCCG AAGAATATTGATGTTTATAGCATTGGTCTACTGATCCTTGCACTTCTGACCGGAAAAGAAGTATGTGATTCTCCTCCGATTGAAAAGTCTAGCAAGGCATACTATTTAGTGGATCATGTGAAGGAATGTGTAATGAGTGAGAGGCTTAAAGAGATCATGCTTGACCCCATAGTTGTGGTTGGTAGACCACTTACAACTGAGAAAGCAAAAGAATTGAGAGATTTTACACTGCTTGCTCTTGAATGCACTCGTGACCAACTCCTGGAAAGGCCAAGAATCAGCGATGTGCTAAACCGACTCGGAGATATTGAACTTGCAGCACTGAATAATAAACACTGCTAG
- the LOC7473902 gene encoding sodium/hydrogen exchanger 1 — protein sequence MEAYMSSIGSKLQMLYTSDHASVVSMNLFVALLCACIVIGHLLEETRWMNESITALTIGVGTGIVILLISGGKSSRLLVFSEDLFFIYLLPPIIFNAGFQVKKKQFFRNFMTIMLFGAVGTLICCAIISIGAMQIFEKMDIGPLDIGDYLAIGAIFAATDSVCTLQVLGQDDTPLLYSLVFGEGVVNDATSVVLFNAIQSFDLTNINAVIAWEFVRNFLYLFLTSTMLGVLTGLVSAYIIKKLYFGRHSTDREVALMILMAYLSYMLAELFYLSGILTVFFCGIVMSHYTWHNVTESSRVTTKHAFATLSFVAEIFIFLYVGMDALDIEKWRFVSDSPGTSVAVSSILLGLVMVGRAAFVFPLSFVSNLSKKSPNEKIGFRQQFIIWWAGLMRGAVSMALAYNKFTSAGHTNLRANAIMITSTITVVLFSTVVFGLMTKPLISILLPHPKYQSRSLSFSSDAATPKSVTVPLLGEGQDSLDDLGGHDIPRPSSLRALLTTPTHTVHYYWRKFDNAFMRPMFGGRGFVPYVPGSPTERNPPQNQWH from the exons ATGGAAGCTTATATGAGTTCAATTGGCTCGAAACTGCAAATGTTGTACACATCTGATCATGCCTCTGTGGTCTCTATGAACTTGTTTGTCGCGCTTCTTTGCGCTTGTATTGTAATTGGTCATCTTCTAGAGGAGACTCGGTGGATGAACGAGTCAATCACTGCTCTTACAATT GGTGTAGGTACAGGAATTGTTATCTTGCTGATCAGTGGAGGAAAAAGCTCACGACTTTTAGTCTTTAGCGAGgatcttttctttatatatcttCTACCGCCTATCATATTTAATGCCGG GTTTCAGGTGAAAAAGAAGCAATTCTTCCGTAATTTCATGACAATTATGCTATTTGGTGCTGTTGGTACATTAATATGCTGTGCGATCATATCAATAG GAGCTATgcaaatatttgagaaaatggATATCGGTCCACTAGATATAGGGGATTATCTAG CAATTGGTGCCATATTTGCTGCAACGGATTCTGTTTGCACATTGCAG GTGCTTGGTCAGGACGATACACCTTTACTCTATAGTCTGGTTTTCGGGGAGGGTGTCGTAAATGATGCTACATCAGTGGTGCTTTTCAATGCAATCCAGAGCTTTGATCTTACTAATATCAATGCTGTAATTGCCTGGGAGTTTGTTCGCAActtcctttatttatttcttacaaGCACTATGCTGGGCGTGCTA ACTGGGCTAGTTAGTGCCTACATCATCAAAAAGCTATATTTTGGCAG GCACTCAACAGATCGTGAGGTTGCTCTTATGATACTCATGGCATACCTTTCATATATGCTAGCTGAA CTGTTCTATTTGAGTGGCATTCTCACTGTATTTTTCTGTGGGATTGTGATGTCTCATTACACCTGGCATAATGTGACTGAGAGTTCAAGAGTCACTACCAA GCATGCTTTCGCAACCTTGTCATTTGTTGCCGAGATTTTTATCTTCCTTTATGTTGGTATGGATGCCTTGGACATTGAGAAGTGGAGATTCGTTAGTGATAG CCCCGGGACTTCTGTTGCTGTGAGCTCGATACTACTAGGTCTCGTTATGGTTGGAAGAGCAGCATTTGTTTTCCCGTTATCCTTTGTGTCCAATTTATCTAAGAAATCACCTAATGAGAAGATTGGCTTCAGGCAGCAA TTTATAATATGGTGGGCTGGTCTGATGAGAGGCGCTGTGTCAATGGCACTTGCATACAATAAG TTCACAAGTGCTGGGCACACCAACCTAAGAGCAAATGCTATAATGATCACCAGCACCATTACTGTTGTTCTTTTCAGCACAGTG GTGTTTGGTTTGATGACTAAACCTCTTATAAGTATTTTGCTGCCTCATCCAAAATACCAATCAAGAAGCTTATCATTTTCGTCAGATGCAGCTACTCCAAAATCAGTTACAGTGCCACTTCTTGGAGAGGGGCAGGACTCCTTAGATGATCTAGGTGGCCATGACATTCCCCGTCCAAGCAGCTTACGTGCACTCTTGACCACTCCAACACACACTGTTCATTACTACTGGCGCAAATTTGATAACGCCTTCATGCGCCCTATGTTTGGTGGCCGGGGTTTTGTTCCCTATGTTCCTGGCTCACCGACAGAGCGGAATCCTCCTCAGAATCAATGGCATTGA